One part of the Rothia sp. ZJ932 genome encodes these proteins:
- the casA gene encoding type I-E CRISPR-associated protein Cse1/CasA produces MIKDPIQPGFNLILDPWILVQRCDGTSAEVSIKELFEHGYDIKRLAHEDPLIDTSVLAILVAVFNRAILHDFDKQWEEDDSFTPPEKDAAIKTWIQKNFQPNTANLEPILDYLESADVKNRFDLFHPEHPFMQVANLHTSKNTRSEVSRIIFDSESDHFSIRADKGKKTLSFAEAACYLIATHAYDYSGIKSGAVGDPRIKGGKGYPIGTGWYGSTDKVILHGKNIIETLLLNTPYDELFEVSDDADGYSTLTALADQPVWERTPDTAAQREDSRETVLPTGSSDILTWQSRRIRLFPEGKAVTGVLVSNGDKVSDKFVEAKNLFDPWTGYRYSKNQSSKTEDVWMPQQHNAERTLWKGIDALLTLSSGSAGVKENIRPRTVTNLGRYFPQDIHLTVQLVGVVYGPQNSVIEAVIDEHLPLELALLTENHPKIRAAIIENSSKTVNAAVQLGRFAGHILVAAGKEYEFQPQPTENALYLLETEFRNWLSTVTHHMRPEEVKALWHQQAQKFFTQEAQRMLAAAPPKAVLGRLEDENGIQHLVTAATAHRSYLKSLRETFPLAYPDIRKENTNG; encoded by the coding sequence ATGATCAAAGACCCCATACAGCCGGGGTTCAACCTGATACTTGATCCGTGGATTCTTGTTCAGCGTTGTGATGGGACGAGCGCAGAAGTTTCCATCAAGGAGCTTTTCGAACATGGCTACGACATCAAGCGGCTTGCACACGAGGATCCGCTCATAGATACCTCGGTTCTAGCTATACTCGTGGCGGTCTTCAACCGTGCCATCCTGCATGACTTTGACAAGCAGTGGGAAGAGGATGACTCCTTCACCCCTCCCGAAAAAGACGCTGCCATCAAGACATGGATCCAGAAAAATTTTCAGCCTAATACTGCGAATCTAGAACCGATACTCGACTATTTAGAGAGTGCTGACGTTAAGAACAGGTTTGACCTCTTCCACCCTGAGCACCCCTTCATGCAAGTAGCCAACCTGCACACCTCAAAAAATACTCGTTCTGAGGTCTCACGCATTATTTTTGACTCAGAGTCAGACCATTTTTCAATCCGAGCAGATAAAGGCAAAAAAACCCTGAGCTTTGCTGAGGCTGCCTGTTATCTGATAGCTACCCACGCCTACGACTACTCGGGCATCAAATCAGGTGCAGTGGGGGACCCCCGCATCAAAGGGGGTAAAGGCTACCCTATCGGCACTGGCTGGTATGGAAGCACCGATAAAGTCATCTTGCACGGTAAAAATATCATTGAAACTCTGCTACTTAATACGCCTTATGATGAGTTGTTTGAAGTCAGCGATGATGCCGATGGTTACTCAACGCTGACAGCTCTTGCAGATCAGCCCGTCTGGGAGCGTACCCCCGATACTGCTGCCCAGAGAGAAGATAGCAGAGAAACGGTTTTGCCCACTGGCAGCTCTGATATTCTCACCTGGCAATCACGCAGAATCCGCCTTTTTCCAGAAGGTAAAGCCGTCACCGGCGTGCTCGTCTCTAATGGTGATAAAGTCTCAGACAAGTTCGTTGAAGCAAAGAACCTCTTTGACCCCTGGACCGGTTATCGCTACAGCAAAAATCAGTCCTCAAAAACTGAGGATGTGTGGATGCCCCAGCAGCATAATGCAGAACGCACTCTCTGGAAAGGCATCGATGCTCTACTTACGCTCTCTTCGGGTTCAGCAGGCGTTAAAGAAAACATTCGTCCTCGCACTGTTACCAACCTAGGGCGGTACTTCCCTCAAGATATCCACCTGACGGTACAGTTAGTAGGTGTGGTTTACGGACCCCAAAACTCAGTAATCGAGGCGGTTATTGATGAGCACCTACCCCTCGAGTTGGCGCTTCTCACCGAAAACCACCCCAAGATTCGAGCTGCAATCATAGAGAACTCCAGCAAGACTGTGAACGCCGCTGTACAGCTTGGTAGGTTTGCAGGTCATATTCTTGTGGCAGCGGGTAAAGAATACGAATTTCAGCCGCAACCCACAGAAAACGCCCTCTACCTCTTAGAAACAGAGTTTAGAAACTGGCTTTCAACGGTAACCCACCATATGCGCCCCGAAGAAGTTAAAGCGTTATGGCACCAGCAGGCACAAAAGTTCTTTACCCAAGAGGCACAACGAATGCTGGCAGCTGCACCACCCAAAGCTGTTCTTGGTCGACTTGAGGATGAGAACGGCATACAGCATTTGGTAACGGCAGCAACCGCCCATAGATCCTATCTCAAGAGCTTGCGTGAGACCTTCCCGCTTGCCTACCCCGATATCAGAAAGGAGAATACAAATGGCTAA
- a CDS encoding DedA family protein produces the protein MFNSVVDWVISIMETLGAPGVGIAILLENVFPPIPSEVVLPLAGFTASVGSINVYAAFIWATIGSVLGAYILYGVGAAIGANRLRKIADWMWLVDPEDVNQALHWFDKYGRVSIFFGRLIPGVRSLISIPAGIDRMNLVSFGLYSLAGSALWNAILIYLGYILGENWTQVEAVINEYSSVVKYLLVAVALIILGLLIRRAHKRKKQNKPLL, from the coding sequence ATGTTTAATTCCGTTGTTGACTGGGTTATCTCTATAATGGAGACGCTCGGCGCGCCCGGCGTAGGTATCGCAATTCTGCTGGAAAACGTCTTCCCACCGATTCCCTCCGAGGTTGTACTACCCCTTGCTGGCTTCACAGCGTCTGTCGGATCCATTAACGTCTACGCAGCTTTTATTTGGGCGACCATCGGCTCAGTCTTGGGTGCCTACATTCTGTACGGCGTGGGTGCGGCAATTGGTGCCAACCGTCTGCGCAAAATCGCTGACTGGATGTGGCTGGTTGACCCTGAAGATGTCAACCAGGCGCTGCACTGGTTCGATAAGTACGGCAGAGTCTCTATCTTCTTTGGCAGGCTGATTCCCGGTGTACGATCACTTATTTCTATTCCCGCCGGTATCGACCGCATGAACCTGGTTTCTTTTGGTCTGTATTCACTGGCTGGTTCAGCCCTGTGGAACGCTATCCTCATTTACCTCGGCTATATTTTGGGCGAAAACTGGACCCAGGTTGAAGCCGTCATCAATGAATACTCCAGCGTTGTGAAGTACCTGCTGGTGGCTGTAGCTCTTATTATTTTGGGCTTGCTGATCCGCCGTGCCCACAAACGCAAGAAGCAGAACAAGCCGCTGCTCTAA
- a CDS encoding O-acetylhomoserine aminocarboxypropyltransferase/cysteine synthase family protein, with amino-acid sequence MAEHTFGFRTRALHAGGTPDAEHGARAVPIYQTSSFVFKDADDAANLFSLQKYGNIYSRLSNPTVAALEERIASLEGGIGAVATASGMAAEFITFAALCQAGDHIVASSQLYGGTVTQLDVSLRRFGIETTFVPGTDPADYKAAITESTKAVYTEVVANPSGEIADVSGLADVAHEAGIPLVVDATLSTPYLIRPFEHGADIVIHSVTKFLGGHGTTLGGVVVESGKFNWGNGKFPTMTEPVPSYNNVSWWGNFGEYGFLTKLRAEQLRDFGPSMSPQSAFNLLQGVETLPQRMDAHLTNAKAVVEWLNTDSRVAYVNYAGLPEHPHHERASAQLPLGVGSVFSFGVAATEKASGRDVGAEFIGALQLASHLANIGDARTLVLHPASTTHQQLTAQQLAEGGVKEDLIRISVGLEDVEDIIWDLDQALTYATGTNRSGEKVGESAADKRAAATEECAVQLAAEKVAFEADVAAYEAAKKEGK; translated from the coding sequence GTGGCTGAACATACCTTCGGTTTCCGCACCCGTGCCCTGCACGCGGGCGGCACCCCCGACGCTGAGCATGGCGCTCGCGCGGTTCCCATTTACCAGACGTCGTCTTTTGTTTTTAAGGACGCGGACGACGCGGCTAACCTCTTCTCCTTGCAGAAGTACGGCAATATTTATTCGCGCCTGTCGAACCCTACAGTTGCTGCCCTTGAAGAGCGCATCGCCTCGCTAGAGGGCGGTATTGGTGCGGTGGCTACCGCCTCTGGTATGGCGGCTGAGTTTATTACTTTTGCGGCGCTCTGCCAGGCGGGCGATCACATTGTGGCGTCCTCTCAGCTTTACGGCGGCACCGTGACCCAGCTGGATGTTTCTTTGCGTCGCTTCGGTATTGAGACCACTTTTGTGCCCGGTACTGATCCGGCTGACTACAAGGCTGCTATCACCGAGAGCACGAAGGCGGTCTACACCGAGGTTGTCGCTAACCCCTCGGGTGAGATTGCTGATGTGAGCGGCCTTGCGGATGTCGCCCACGAGGCGGGTATTCCGCTGGTGGTTGATGCGACTCTTTCCACCCCCTACCTGATTCGTCCTTTTGAACATGGTGCTGACATTGTGATTCACTCGGTGACCAAGTTCTTAGGCGGTCACGGCACCACCCTGGGTGGCGTTGTTGTTGAGTCGGGCAAGTTCAATTGGGGCAACGGTAAGTTCCCGACCATGACCGAACCCGTGCCCTCCTATAACAATGTTTCTTGGTGGGGCAACTTCGGTGAGTACGGCTTCTTGACCAAGCTGCGCGCCGAACAGTTGCGTGACTTTGGCCCTTCAATGAGCCCCCAGTCAGCTTTCAACCTCTTGCAGGGCGTTGAGACCCTGCCACAGCGCATGGACGCTCACCTTACCAACGCTAAGGCTGTGGTGGAGTGGCTGAATACTGACTCCCGTGTTGCCTACGTTAACTACGCGGGTTTGCCGGAGCATCCCCACCACGAGCGTGCGTCCGCTCAGCTACCCCTGGGCGTTGGTTCGGTCTTCTCTTTCGGTGTTGCCGCTACCGAAAAGGCGAGCGGACGCGATGTGGGTGCTGAGTTCATCGGTGCCCTGCAGCTGGCTTCGCACCTGGCAAATATTGGGGACGCACGCACTCTGGTGCTGCACCCTGCGTCCACCACCCACCAGCAGCTCACCGCGCAGCAGTTGGCTGAGGGTGGCGTGAAAGAAGATTTGATTCGTATTTCGGTAGGTCTTGAAGATGTCGAAGATATTATCTGGGATCTCGACCAAGCGCTGACCTACGCTACTGGCACCAACCGTTCTGGTGAGAAGGTGGGGGAGTCCGCTGCCGATAAGCGTGCCGCCGCAACAGAAGAATGTGCTGTGCAGCTTGCCGCTGAAAAGGTTGCTTTTGAGGCGGATGTCGCTGCGTACGAAGCTGCCAAGAAAGAGGGTAAGTAA
- a CDS encoding RNase H family protein: MGITPASIKKCELTWEAPDYTSSYPAGYTQQGVAVIAIMMHTHQAKGVCYTGLSTMLYTSHESGERSLIQSEPITETHSHSMLESCEDSHVAMVGRAILKAWDFIPAEYKKNLVTVVADKHYLKLLFRQFPHLKEIFEYRSLEKILNHYESHSLGEIHVKVMGTPVGEYVSHFLEESSRLAHERMETDLAERPFEVLQEYKVFTDCSFRSTNNKRYLKGGRMGIGGVSEDGFYFHAHYDATNIMTGELTAMLAAFNIFYHGGRQLVIHTDSLGALTFVLRLAHNRYYFQHWISEGVQNQQVIDEMTALTAAIRERRVLVKHVPGHTGHGLQESSDSVSKMHRHFPGQVVAKCDLAEFHRRCESIITALSGCTKAVRLSCPEWMQIRPSAIHAHNRLWR; encoded by the coding sequence ATGGGTATTACACCGGCAAGTATCAAAAAATGCGAGCTGACGTGGGAAGCACCTGACTACACGTCGTCGTACCCTGCCGGGTATACGCAGCAAGGCGTCGCAGTGATTGCAATAATGATGCATACTCACCAGGCAAAGGGGGTGTGCTATACGGGGCTTTCAACGATGCTGTACACATCGCACGAAAGCGGCGAACGGTCACTGATTCAGAGCGAACCGATTACAGAGACACATTCACATTCCATGTTAGAGTCATGTGAGGATTCGCATGTTGCAATGGTGGGGCGCGCTATTTTGAAGGCATGGGATTTTATTCCCGCCGAATACAAGAAGAACCTCGTGACGGTGGTGGCTGATAAGCACTATTTGAAGTTGCTGTTTAGGCAGTTTCCGCACCTGAAAGAGATTTTTGAGTACAGGTCTTTAGAGAAGATTCTGAACCACTATGAGTCTCATTCGTTGGGTGAAATTCACGTGAAGGTCATGGGCACCCCGGTGGGGGAGTACGTGTCGCATTTCTTGGAGGAATCCTCCCGCTTGGCACACGAGCGCATGGAGACCGACCTCGCAGAGCGCCCCTTTGAAGTACTGCAAGAGTACAAGGTATTCACGGATTGTTCGTTCAGATCAACCAATAATAAGCGCTACCTCAAGGGCGGACGCATGGGTATTGGTGGTGTGAGCGAGGACGGTTTCTATTTCCACGCTCACTACGATGCCACCAATATTATGACTGGTGAACTCACTGCTATGTTGGCTGCTTTTAACATTTTTTACCACGGTGGCAGGCAGCTGGTGATTCATACTGATTCGTTGGGGGCGCTCACTTTTGTACTGCGTCTTGCCCACAACCGGTACTATTTTCAGCACTGGATTTCAGAGGGTGTGCAAAATCAGCAGGTCATTGATGAGATGACTGCCCTGACCGCCGCTATTCGCGAGCGCAGAGTTTTGGTGAAGCACGTTCCGGGGCATACAGGTCACGGTCTGCAGGAATCGAGTGATTCGGTGTCGAAGATGCACCGGCACTTTCCCGGTCAGGTGGTTGCTAAGTGCGATTTGGCGGAGTTCCACCGCCGTTGCGAATCTATCATTACCGCGCTTTCTGGCTGCACTAAGGCTGTGCGCCTGAGTTGCCCGGAGTGGATGCAGATTCGCCCCTCAGCGATTCACGCTCACAATAGGCTCTGGCGCTAA
- a CDS encoding CoA-binding protein, with the protein MSEATNTTAERTWEGLSAPERLKILGDTRSIAIVGMSDKISRASYFVATYLLSSSPYRVFFVNPILAAKGKEVLGQKVYASLADVPEAPDMVEIFRRNEDLPGVVQEAIDAGAQTVWMQLGSWNEEAARLGEDAGLNVVMDRCVKIEHARFHGGLHLAGFNTGVISSKRQVTA; encoded by the coding sequence ATGTCTGAGGCGACCAATACCACCGCTGAGCGCACCTGGGAGGGGCTCAGTGCCCCGGAGCGCCTGAAGATTTTGGGTGATACCCGCTCGATTGCGATTGTGGGTATGTCAGATAAGATCTCCCGCGCTTCGTATTTTGTAGCGACTTACCTGCTTTCATCATCGCCTTACAGGGTCTTTTTTGTGAACCCGATTTTGGCGGCGAAAGGTAAGGAAGTTTTGGGGCAGAAGGTATATGCTTCTTTAGCTGATGTGCCGGAAGCCCCCGATATGGTTGAGATTTTTCGCCGTAATGAAGATCTGCCCGGTGTGGTGCAGGAGGCAATTGATGCCGGCGCCCAGACCGTGTGGATGCAGCTGGGTTCTTGGAACGAAGAAGCTGCCCGTCTGGGTGAAGACGCTGGTCTGAACGTGGTCATGGATCGTTGTGTGAAAATTGAGCACGCACGTTTTCACGGCGGTCTGCACTTGGCAGGTTTTAACACCGGTGTCATCTCGTCCAAGCGTCAGGTAACGGCGTAG
- the ilvD gene encoding dihydroxy-acid dehydratase has translation MPELRSRTSTHGRNMAGARALWRATGMGDDDFGKPIIAIANSFTQFVPGHVHLKNMGSLVASAIEEAGGVAKEFNTIAVDDGIAMGHDGMLYSLPSRDLIADSVEYMVNAHRADALVCISNCDKITPGMLMAAMRLNIPVIFVSGGPMESGEGIEGVVEHRLDLVDAMVMAVDESVSDSDLAQIEKNACPTCGSCAGMFTANSMNCLNEAIGLALPGNGTTLATQVARKELFISAGKKIVELCKRYYENDDESVLPRNIATKAAFENAMALDVAMGGSTNTVLHILAIAHEGEVDFTLDDIDAISRKVPCLAKVAPNSTRYHIEHVHRAGGIPAILGELHRGGLLNADVHSVHADSLDSWLSDWDIRSGAATDTAKELFLAAPGGVRTTQAFSTANKYESHETDAQNGCIRAVEHAYTKDGGLAVLKGNIAEDGAIIKSAGIDEELFHFIGKAFVVESQDEAVYEILSKNVKEGDIVVIQYEGPKGGPGMQEMLYPTSYLKGLGLGKKCALITDGRFSGGTSGISIGHISPEAAAGGAIGLVEHGDEIEIDVHNRILRVNVSDGVLAERRAKKGAAPWKPTKPRERQVSKALRAYAAMVTSADKGGVRVVPE, from the coding sequence ATGCCAGAATTGCGTTCTCGCACCTCTACCCACGGCAGGAATATGGCTGGCGCTCGTGCCCTGTGGCGCGCTACCGGTATGGGCGATGATGATTTCGGTAAGCCCATTATTGCTATTGCGAACTCCTTTACGCAGTTCGTGCCCGGTCACGTTCACCTGAAGAACATGGGTTCATTGGTCGCCTCTGCTATTGAAGAAGCTGGCGGCGTTGCCAAGGAATTCAATACCATCGCCGTTGACGACGGTATCGCTATGGGGCACGACGGTATGCTCTACTCTCTGCCCTCCCGTGATCTGATCGCTGATTCGGTGGAGTACATGGTAAATGCCCATCGGGCGGACGCGCTGGTTTGCATCTCTAACTGCGACAAGATTACCCCCGGCATGCTCATGGCTGCGATGCGCCTGAATATCCCCGTTATTTTTGTGTCGGGTGGTCCCATGGAGTCCGGTGAGGGTATCGAAGGCGTTGTCGAGCACCGCCTTGATTTGGTGGATGCGATGGTTATGGCTGTTGACGAATCAGTCAGCGACAGCGATCTGGCGCAGATTGAGAAGAACGCTTGTCCTACTTGCGGCTCCTGCGCGGGTATGTTCACGGCGAACTCTATGAACTGCCTCAACGAAGCTATCGGTCTTGCTCTTCCTGGCAATGGCACTACTTTGGCAACCCAGGTTGCTCGCAAGGAACTCTTCATCAGTGCTGGCAAGAAGATTGTTGAGCTGTGCAAGCGCTACTATGAAAACGATGACGAGTCGGTGCTACCTCGCAACATCGCCACTAAGGCGGCTTTTGAGAACGCGATGGCGCTGGATGTTGCTATGGGTGGCTCCACTAATACTGTGCTGCATATTCTGGCAATCGCCCACGAGGGCGAAGTTGATTTTACTCTCGATGACATTGACGCGATTTCCCGTAAGGTTCCCTGCTTGGCAAAAGTAGCGCCCAACTCTACCCGGTACCATATTGAGCACGTCCACCGTGCCGGTGGCATTCCCGCAATCTTGGGCGAGTTGCACCGCGGCGGTTTGCTGAACGCTGATGTTCACTCGGTACACGCTGATTCTCTTGACTCCTGGTTGAGTGACTGGGATATTCGTTCCGGAGCTGCCACCGACACCGCTAAGGAGCTTTTCTTGGCTGCCCCCGGTGGCGTCCGCACTACCCAGGCGTTCTCTACCGCCAATAAGTACGAGTCCCACGAGACGGACGCGCAGAACGGCTGCATCCGCGCTGTTGAGCATGCATACACTAAGGACGGCGGTCTGGCTGTTCTTAAGGGCAATATCGCTGAGGACGGTGCCATCATCAAGAGCGCTGGTATTGATGAGGAACTCTTCCATTTCATCGGTAAGGCGTTCGTGGTGGAGTCCCAGGATGAGGCTGTCTACGAAATCCTGTCGAAGAACGTGAAAGAGGGCGACATCGTCGTTATTCAGTATGAGGGCCCCAAAGGCGGGCCGGGTATGCAGGAGATGCTGTACCCGACCTCTTATCTCAAGGGTTTGGGGCTGGGCAAGAAGTGCGCCCTGATTACTGACGGACGTTTCTCGGGCGGTACTTCGGGTATCTCTATCGGTCACATTTCTCCCGAGGCGGCAGCCGGTGGCGCTATCGGTCTCGTTGAGCACGGCGATGAAATCGAAATTGATGTACACAATCGTATTTTGCGTGTCAATGTTTCTGATGGGGTTCTTGCCGAACGACGCGCGAAGAAGGGTGCAGCCCCCTGGAAGCCCACTAAGCCCCGCGAGCGTCAGGTTTCTAAGGCCCTGCGCGCCTACGCGGCGATGGTGACTAGTGCCGATAAGGGTGGCGTGCGCGTCGTCCCCGAGTAG
- the cas3 gene encoding CRISPR-associated helicase Cas3' has product MSNPVKNLSAQVQSFWAKTGDKETPVPGMSLPQHMLDSAMVAQRLWECWLSEGSKLNVAEKLGLTPEDACAFVAWVVGTHDIGKATPEFSGQLDSRQNQELFVYRQKIEDAGYEFPVSLTNVQGRCAHSQYSQSIITSWLTRVLGDEAEPVETAAQTVAHISGAHHGLPADRPTNICPDRRDEQLLEYVDDYEKYANWGEAWKELLGFITEQTGAKHALRQLINGGGGIPAELQFFLTGLTIMSDWIASNADYFPYETNIEDQNLRIETAFSRLALNSPWQPSSLKNLEPEEIYSQRFGWEGDINLRPMQRVAIEAARSLPHGGLICIEAPMGQGKTEAGLVAAEILAHRAGKNGLMFAAPSQATADALFTRVDQWAQRAAATSECVSMYLAHSKNQLNEEFKQKRFARINTSEPGTDSHQFANVVAHQWFSKKRGVLSNFVVGTVDQVLMMTLASRHVMLRHLGLSEKVIIIDEVHAYDAYMNVYLINALKWLGKMRAPVVLMSATLPSVTRKKLLDAYALGLHNDSSRKRRPSQGQPPAPQKVEVDLSYPVIHTVSADSAGVPQKWVIEQPPQQQEFSVRVMDDSFAELDSVLAPLETDGGCAAIICNTVGRAQEVYEHLQGTFTEQEVMLVHSRFLALDRVAMEQNLVSKLGKNARHGAGRPHRLIVVGTQVIEQSLDIDFDVMITDHAPVDLILQRMGRLHRHERAGQRPEVFKRPICYVRGVEQFGSEGKPPTFVKAAELIYAKAFLLSSYAQLMPYFEGKQLRIPADISALVQQAYMDSPTLPTSWANEWDEAQQKLKEQQNIGVEKASVFSMQPGKDFMFDYFGEDGRALGTDSDEAKAQAKVRDTDETLEVIVVQADATGEQYRPLSSDYKGIYFDVESPEKPDWKLANILAGSTIRLPHQFADNGKPAAENPFDKALGELERNYIPGWQQHYLLKDQLTLMLDANYECLLAGKKIRYSQELGLQVSNNE; this is encoded by the coding sequence ATGAGTAACCCAGTCAAAAATTTATCTGCTCAGGTGCAGAGTTTTTGGGCGAAAACAGGTGATAAAGAAACACCTGTACCTGGTATGAGCCTGCCGCAGCACATGTTAGATAGCGCTATGGTTGCTCAGCGTCTCTGGGAATGCTGGCTATCTGAAGGCAGTAAGCTAAACGTTGCAGAAAAACTTGGGCTTACACCAGAAGATGCTTGTGCCTTTGTTGCGTGGGTAGTAGGTACCCACGATATCGGCAAAGCTACCCCTGAGTTTTCTGGTCAACTTGATAGCAGACAAAACCAAGAACTCTTTGTGTACCGCCAGAAGATTGAGGACGCCGGCTATGAGTTTCCGGTTAGCCTGACGAATGTGCAGGGCAGGTGCGCGCACTCCCAGTACAGCCAAAGCATCATCACATCCTGGCTCACGCGCGTTCTAGGAGATGAAGCTGAGCCTGTAGAAACAGCGGCTCAAACAGTCGCTCACATCAGCGGGGCTCACCATGGGCTACCCGCTGACCGTCCTACAAACATTTGTCCTGACCGCCGTGATGAACAATTACTTGAATATGTTGATGACTATGAAAAATACGCGAACTGGGGCGAAGCCTGGAAAGAATTGCTGGGCTTCATCACTGAGCAGACGGGCGCGAAGCACGCACTCAGGCAACTGATTAATGGTGGGGGCGGAATCCCTGCTGAACTTCAGTTCTTTCTCACAGGCCTTACCATTATGTCTGACTGGATTGCCTCAAACGCGGACTACTTCCCCTATGAAACGAACATTGAGGATCAAAACCTTAGAATCGAAACTGCTTTCAGCCGCCTCGCGCTAAACTCCCCCTGGCAGCCGTCATCCTTGAAAAATCTTGAGCCTGAAGAAATATATAGTCAACGTTTTGGCTGGGAGGGTGATATTAATCTGCGCCCCATGCAGCGAGTAGCTATTGAGGCTGCGAGGTCTTTACCTCATGGAGGTCTCATCTGTATTGAGGCGCCCATGGGGCAGGGAAAGACTGAGGCGGGCCTGGTCGCGGCTGAAATCCTTGCACACCGTGCAGGGAAAAACGGTCTTATGTTTGCTGCACCCAGCCAAGCAACCGCTGACGCCCTTTTCACCCGTGTGGATCAATGGGCTCAGAGAGCTGCTGCCACCAGTGAGTGCGTCTCAATGTATTTGGCTCATTCAAAGAATCAGCTCAATGAAGAGTTTAAGCAAAAGCGTTTTGCCCGCATCAACACCTCTGAGCCGGGAACCGATAGCCATCAGTTTGCGAACGTCGTAGCCCACCAGTGGTTCTCTAAAAAACGCGGGGTGCTCTCTAACTTTGTGGTGGGTACGGTCGATCAGGTGCTGATGATGACACTTGCCTCACGGCATGTAATGCTGAGGCATCTGGGTCTATCAGAGAAGGTCATCATCATCGATGAGGTGCATGCTTACGATGCCTATATGAATGTGTATCTTATAAATGCGTTGAAATGGTTGGGTAAGATGCGGGCTCCCGTAGTTTTGATGTCAGCTACCTTGCCATCTGTCACGAGAAAGAAGCTTCTCGACGCATACGCTCTGGGCCTTCACAATGATAGCAGTAGGAAAAGGAGACCTAGCCAGGGGCAGCCTCCTGCGCCGCAAAAGGTAGAGGTGGATCTTTCTTACCCCGTCATTCATACCGTTTCAGCAGACTCAGCTGGTGTACCTCAGAAATGGGTGATCGAACAGCCTCCACAACAGCAGGAATTTTCTGTGCGCGTGATGGATGATTCTTTTGCTGAACTAGACAGTGTTCTTGCCCCGTTAGAGACGGACGGTGGTTGCGCGGCGATTATCTGCAATACGGTGGGGCGCGCGCAAGAAGTTTACGAGCACCTGCAGGGAACTTTCACAGAACAAGAAGTGATGCTCGTACATTCCCGTTTTTTGGCTTTGGACCGGGTAGCAATGGAACAAAACCTCGTTTCAAAGCTGGGCAAGAACGCCCGACACGGGGCGGGGCGTCCGCACCGTCTTATTGTGGTAGGTACTCAAGTTATTGAGCAATCCCTCGATATTGATTTTGATGTGATGATCACTGACCATGCACCGGTGGATCTTATTTTGCAACGCATGGGGCGTCTGCATAGGCATGAGAGGGCGGGGCAGCGTCCTGAAGTTTTTAAGCGTCCGATCTGTTATGTGCGAGGTGTAGAACAGTTTGGCTCCGAGGGCAAACCGCCTACTTTCGTAAAGGCCGCAGAACTCATCTATGCAAAGGCGTTTTTGCTTTCAAGTTACGCCCAGCTCATGCCGTATTTTGAGGGAAAACAACTGCGAATACCGGCTGATATAAGCGCACTAGTGCAGCAGGCTTATATGGATTCCCCGACTCTTCCGACATCATGGGCTAATGAATGGGATGAGGCACAGCAAAAGCTGAAGGAACAACAAAATATTGGTGTGGAAAAGGCCAGTGTTTTTTCTATGCAACCAGGTAAAGATTTCATGTTTGATTACTTCGGCGAGGACGGACGTGCCCTAGGCACTGACTCAGATGAGGCGAAGGCACAAGCGAAAGTACGAGATACCGACGAAACCTTAGAGGTTATCGTGGTGCAGGCTGATGCAACGGGGGAGCAATACAGACCACTCAGCTCAGACTATAAAGGCATCTATTTTGATGTTGAAAGCCCAGAAAAACCCGACTGGAAACTCGCAAATATCTTGGCTGGATCGACCATTCGTCTACCACATCAGTTTGCAGATAACGGTAAACCGGCAGCTGAGAATCCTTTCGACAAAGCGCTGGGGGAACTGGAACGGAACTATATTCCCGGCTGGCAGCAACACTATCTGCTGAAAGACCAACTTACGTTAATGCTTGACGCCAATTACGAATGTTTGCTTGCAGGAAAGAAAATTCGATACTCCCAAGAGCTTGGATTGCAAGTCAGCAACAACGAGTGA